In Blastopirellula sediminis, the following proteins share a genomic window:
- a CDS encoding DinB family protein: MTIAETLLPEFDEEMSLTRKTLEAIPNDKLNWKPHHKSNTIGWNANHLADIPSWIEFMLNHDSLDIAPVDGTPWKSPSLESIEEILELFDKNVGTAREVLKNAPDEVFSQDWAFMMGGQVMFTMTKGATLRKWALSHMVHHRATLRVYLRLNDVPVPGVYGPSGDE; encoded by the coding sequence ATGACGATTGCCGAAACCTTGTTGCCTGAGTTTGACGAAGAGATGTCGCTGACCCGCAAGACGCTGGAAGCGATTCCGAATGACAAGCTCAACTGGAAACCGCACCACAAGTCGAACACGATCGGCTGGAATGCGAATCACCTGGCCGATATTCCGAGCTGGATCGAGTTCATGCTGAATCATGATTCGCTCGACATCGCGCCGGTTGACGGTACTCCTTGGAAGTCGCCAAGTCTGGAGTCGATCGAAGAAATCCTGGAGCTGTTCGACAAGAACGTGGGGACCGCGCGAGAAGTGCTGAAGAACGCGCCGGACGAGGTTTTCTCGCAAGACTGGGCGTTCATGATGGGGGGCCAGGTGATGTTCACCATGACCAAAGGCGCCACGCTGCGGAAATGGGCGCTGAGCCACATGGTCCATCACCGCGCAACGCTCCGCGTTTATCTGCGGCTGAACGACGTTCCGGTCCCTGGGGTCTATGGACCGTCCGGCGACGAATAG
- a CDS encoding MFS transporter — protein sequence MDASAAAAFESSVGPAATTPQNTGAALVALGLGSFALGTTEFLPVALLPTIAGDLEVSLPAAGLLVSGYAMGVTLLTPILSALFSGLPRKGMLISLMALFFVTNMACAFAPSYGFLLGVRFFTAISHGVFLAAATNVAAKLVGRGKEAHAIGVVFAGLSIAMATIVPLGSLLGQTLGWRIAFAGTAFLGLIATIAQARYLPKLPAPTKRMTLAAQAAVMKQPRVLLALGMTAIGYAGTFATFTYMTAILEEISGFHAVAVTLILGVIGLCITFGNIIGGKAADRKIYPALMGLFCLVVVGMIGLWLAAPFKIAMIVAVIFFGIFMFSPGAGLQLLAVNQARRWTPGAVDVAAGLNQSAFNLGIALGAVIGGQVVASPLGLGATPLVSAGVVVLAIGLIAIGWRMDRNVDPQPEEVAVEPESVRVIVEPAASAG from the coding sequence ATGGATGCGTCCGCTGCCGCTGCGTTTGAATCGTCTGTTGGACCTGCCGCAACCACTCCACAAAACACCGGCGCCGCGCTGGTCGCCTTGGGGCTGGGAAGCTTCGCCCTCGGTACCACCGAGTTCCTGCCGGTCGCCTTGTTGCCGACGATCGCCGGCGACCTGGAAGTCTCGCTGCCGGCCGCTGGCCTATTGGTCTCCGGCTATGCGATGGGAGTGACGCTGCTGACGCCGATCTTGTCGGCTCTCTTCTCCGGCTTGCCGCGCAAAGGGATGCTGATCAGCTTGATGGCCCTCTTCTTCGTCACGAACATGGCGTGCGCCTTCGCGCCCAGCTACGGATTCCTGCTCGGCGTACGCTTCTTCACCGCGATCTCGCACGGCGTCTTCCTGGCGGCGGCGACCAACGTGGCGGCGAAACTGGTCGGCCGCGGGAAAGAAGCGCACGCAATCGGCGTCGTCTTCGCAGGACTTTCGATCGCGATGGCGACGATCGTTCCGCTCGGCTCCTTGCTCGGACAAACGCTTGGCTGGCGAATCGCCTTCGCGGGGACGGCGTTTCTCGGCTTGATCGCAACGATCGCGCAAGCTCGTTATTTGCCGAAGCTGCCCGCGCCGACCAAACGGATGACGCTGGCCGCTCAGGCCGCCGTAATGAAGCAACCGCGCGTGCTGCTCGCCTTGGGAATGACCGCGATCGGCTATGCCGGCACGTTCGCCACGTTCACCTACATGACGGCGATCCTGGAAGAGATCTCCGGTTTCCATGCAGTCGCGGTAACGCTGATCCTCGGCGTGATCGGGCTCTGCATTACTTTCGGCAACATCATCGGCGGCAAAGCGGCCGACCGAAAGATTTACCCGGCCTTGATGGGCCTGTTCTGCCTGGTCGTGGTCGGCATGATCGGCCTTTGGCTGGCGGCGCCCTTCAAGATCGCGATGATCGTCGCGGTGATCTTCTTTGGCATCTTCATGTTCAGCCCGGGCGCCGGACTCCAACTGTTGGCGGTCAATCAAGCTCGCCGCTGGACCCCAGGCGCCGTCGACGTCGCTGCCGGTTTGAACCAATCGGCCTTCAATCTTGGCATCGCCTTGGGCGCTGTGATCGGCGGCCAGGTGGTCGCCTCGCCGCTTGGTCTGGGAGCAACGCCGTTGGTCAGCGCTGGCGTCGTCGTGTTGGCGATCGGCCTGATCGCGATTGGCTGGCGGATGGATCGCAACGTCGATCCGCAGCCGGAAGAAGTCGCCGTCGAACCGGAATCGGTACGCGTCATCGTCGAACCGGCGGCATCTGCCGGCTAG
- the rsfS gene encoding ribosome silencing factor, which produces MSETTSPKKRASQTTASSLELAHAAAVVAEENRAKNIVVLDMRKLTAAFDYFVIATGASRRQLHAISDEIDNKFEKELGDTRLGREGYDDSRWILLDYGDVVIHIFDEPTRDYFSLEDLWAEAPRLDLSKVLHDPAANEASRLAAESDEHF; this is translated from the coding sequence GTGTCGGAGACGACTTCCCCCAAAAAACGCGCTTCGCAAACGACCGCTAGCAGTCTGGAATTGGCCCATGCAGCCGCCGTCGTTGCGGAAGAAAATCGCGCGAAGAACATCGTCGTCCTCGACATGCGCAAGCTGACGGCCGCCTTCGATTACTTTGTGATCGCCACCGGCGCCAGCCGCCGTCAGTTGCACGCGATCAGCGACGAAATCGACAACAAGTTCGAGAAAGAACTGGGTGATACGCGTCTCGGTCGCGAAGGGTACGACGACTCGCGCTGGATTTTGCTCGACTACGGCGACGTCGTGATTCACATCTTCGACGAGCCGACGCGCGACTACTTCTCGCTGGAAGATCTGTGGGCCGAAGCGCCTCGCTTGGATCTCAGCAAGGTGCTGCACGACCCGGCCGCCAACGAAGCGTCCCGTTTGGCCGCTGAGTCGGACGAACACTTCTAG
- the rpmI gene encoding 50S ribosomal protein L35, with translation MPKMKTHKGTKKRFRLTAKGHIKHRQCGTSHLATRLSPKRTRGLRGTRVLAEVDEPMLIKALNGYSY, from the coding sequence ATGCCAAAGATGAAGACGCACAAGGGAACGAAGAAACGGTTCCGACTGACTGCCAAAGGTCACATCAAGCATCGCCAATGCGGCACCAGCCACTTGGCCACTCGCCTTTCGCCGAAGCGCACCCGCGGTCTCCGTGGCACCCGCGTGCTGGCCGAAGTGGACGAGCCGATGCTGATCAAAGCCCTGAACGGATACAGCTACTAG
- the rplT gene encoding 50S ribosomal protein L20 — MRTTYGAARHKSKKRLFKKARGFRGGRGKLLRTVKETLVRAGVYAYRDRKVRKREFRKLWIVRLNAAARMRGIRYSQFIYGLRKAGLELDRKTLSEMAIHDPRAFDEVTELVKAALAA, encoded by the coding sequence ATGAGAACGACTTACGGAGCCGCTCGGCACAAGTCGAAGAAGCGTCTGTTTAAGAAAGCCCGCGGTTTCCGCGGCGGCCGCGGTAAGCTTCTGCGTACCGTGAAAGAAACCCTGGTCCGCGCCGGCGTTTACGCCTATCGCGACCGTAAGGTGCGTAAGCGTGAATTCCGCAAGCTGTGGATCGTGCGTCTGAACGCCGCCGCCCGCATGCGTGGCATCCGCTACAGCCAGTTCATCTACGGTCTGCGCAAGGCCGGTCTGGAACTGGACCGCAAGACGTTGTCGGAAATGGCGATCCATGATCCGCGCGCCTTTGACGAAGTGACCGAGCTGGTGAAAGCCGCCCTGGCCGCGTAA